Part of the Tachypleus tridentatus isolate NWPU-2018 unplaced genomic scaffold, ASM421037v1 Hic_cluster_2, whole genome shotgun sequence genome is shown below.
cgaacaggaagcaatatgtgtacgatacgtagatgagaaccttgacgtccatgagacatttcttggtttgtacagtgtttccaatacaactggtgaaactatcctcgactatacttgatgtactgactagactcaatttaacactgtcaggattaagaacacaaacttatgatggagccgctaacatgaatgGTACGTGCAGTGGatgtcaggcaaaaataaaagagaagcaaccgtcagctttgttttttcactgcggagcacacaaggctaatttaataatgcaacatgcagttgaagcttgtgaatgtgttagATTCTATCCAATAGGTACATGaacttgcttcagaggtcaggcaaatacaagaaaATCTTTGAAagtattgtatcgtcagacagccacaatgatccagttaaatacatccccCCACTGTGTCCAACGCGCTGGTTGTgccacctatctgcaattacatgtgtaatgatcactacagtgacattgttgattctttatctgaattagcaaataaaaaatcagatgtagcagtgaaagcacgaggtctgctggacagatttgacaaaggaaagacagttttaggattgttgatggctcagcatccgttagctgcattagaggaactaaaccgtgcattccaagcaaaatcagcgacagtatctggcatgattgaagcatctgcaatgacagttgagcaactgcgggtattgcgaacacaggaatattacaacaagatatttgatgaagctgagaaaaaggtaacttccctatatctggtgcctattgaactaccacgtattcgcagaccccccagaaggatcacaggtgatggctcagcacaccattctgcaacaactagagattactacagaagccaatattttgaatttttgaacacagtcatagaacatctgaccactagattcaatgcagacaacaatgacttgaggcaatatctggcacttgagaacatgatcacatctggcaagattgacaactcggttataaacttctatccagaaatctctgcacaacggcccgagtttcagttgcccatgttcaaaggaacaacaaaagcagtatctctaaAAGGTGCGAAGGatacttactgtaaaatgcatgaaacaagccagcagatgttctatgaagtgtttcttctcatgaaaattttgcttgtatgtccagtatccagctgcgaatgtgaacgcagcttttccgcattaagacggttgaagacgtggttaaggtcaactatgtctcaatgCCTTTTCAActatgtggcagtttgtcacattcacaaagatgaggtcgacaagataaatatagaagagcttatgaaaggattaataaacagatcatcacaaaggaggtttatgtttgggaacatgtagactagaggactaaatgaatcttacttcaatgaaaagtatgaataattattgcTTAATTGtaatgatgtgtaattttcaagagtttgcaaagacattttaattatttttatcaaacaacatgaacagtttttttagtatatataaacttatcaagggtaattactaacttcattaatatttgaaaacgtaattcatgcaatgaaagttattagtaaccttgtcaagtataatggccatcttttatactatgcagtgtgcaggaataaattcatgtggcagttaatttgtgacacatatGTCTTTattctgtcaacattttaaaaactgttcacaacacctcacttatacaaacctacatggaaaccttgaagtatcgtgtcaacaagattattctgtgactgcatgtttacagttttcaggttcacataatcagtGATTACCAATTTATAAATTGAACAGTCAACATACgtggttgcaaaaatcacccCCCCCCccaatcgggtgtaaaaaatctacgcccctggtaaaGAAAGcttgaattaaaatgtttaaaattattagttatgAGGTTATAATACTGgagcaaataaatatacattaatataaatcatggtattctttatttttatacatgttataCTTAACAgtcaatttgaatattttattaacaggcTGCTCGTTGTACGATGAAAAATTTCAGAGATGTTGACACTGAAGTTGGGTAAGAAATTTCTGAAGCAAATATTtacgttttaacatttttatttcacattcaacaaacaaacaaaaatataatacaaatgattgatttccttgtgattacaaaaatatgacatttattttgttttttagtatattttttactTGGAAAATATTTAGTATAGTTATGAACTACActcttgtacaaattaattgagacaaatggtcattttacaatatttttaacttggcggccggtgtaggctcgctggacccgctgatttcctttaatagtcattttttcacgcAGACGGCgttattagctgtgttttgcagtacggtcgacctatttttgggatatatgacgaaatttgaggaatattacgtcattcgaaattgcgttagaagggcatgGAGACCAATCAAAAAAcgacttcttaccaactcaagaaagaaaaaacagtatcaatggggtctgaaatacaagaactggacacaagaacaatggaggaaggtgttattcagtgacgagactcatttctttgtacagggtcaaagatgtctgcatgttcgcagatttcgatatgagaaacttcgagaatctcacatcaatcagttcgtaaaacatcccttgaagaaaatgttttggagctttttcagctattatggcgtcggaggcttacatatcgtagaaggtatgatgcgaggaccacagtacatcgaagttttgtagagaagagtcgttccagaattgaaaaagagatttccagatggatctggcatttttcagcaagatctttctcagtgccacacatcgaaacgtgtgaagaattttattattacaatgcaAATAAAGGTGATGGACTgacctggaaactctccagacttaaatcctattgaaaatcttttggcgatttgtaaagaaagatttcGGGGAAAATACTGTACTATGAATGATAAGCTAATTgaagccataattgaggtgtggtaccgcgatccaaaaattggtaaagattgcagtcaactcgtggactcgtgccaaagcagattaatgatcttctgaaaaataaatgataaaaagtatCATGTGTTAATTTGcaagtaatttttggattcttcACATTCCAagcaaatgaatatttttttttgttttaaatgtcttCTTCCGTGTTGCAATTAGTCATTTTCAGTAACAATTTAAATGCTTATTATGAGTGCCTCTGTGTCTCTAATTTAAAATGACGAATACTTTTCAAGTTAAATGGATGTTTTTATATACCACCgccaccaacaacaacaaaaaaatataataataaacaataagtaAATTCAATAACTGGTTACATTCTGATGACACTTATGTATTGTgggtattacaattttaattaacataaagaacagaacaacgtttcggtcttcttaagtcatcttcaggttaacaaagagagtttgcaagtgaatCTGAAAATGATCTCAGAAGATCGatacgttgttctgtactttgtgttaattaaagttttattacccataccagtcatcttgagaatacatttttacttccaaGTTGGTTTTTTATCGTCACGgaacactttgttttgtttacttctgtACAGGCCAACTGGCaatgatgaaatgtgtaatttCTACCTGATGTATTGTGTGGAAGGTGACAGAATCGTAAGTAAACAGGATTGCTTCTCTCCAGGACCTCCAATCTACCGTTGGTGCTGGGACTCTCACTTGGGAAGCATTCCAAACTCCATTGATAAAGATGCAAGCACTTCAGAATAATTAGGCAGATTTCTAGTTTGATAGCATAATATTCCTTCTACATGATGTAAATTGTGTTTTCGTCCTTTTATTGGCCTCTTTTTAATTGTGTTTGAGTTTTGTATCTGACTTGTGgccattgttttgtttaaactcGATTTATTTTCACAGACAGACTTGTTGCTTTGGgccaaaaaaaagaaacaaataatcttttatttaaaatttaatataaaaaacgtGTCATTAATTGGGTGAAAACATATAATTTCTTTATCAGTGCGgtgtcaaaatattattgttattcatagaATATTATCCAATTACACATTTCTTATCTAAAACTGTTGGTTCTTGTATTAAACGTATATTCACTATAATGCTTTAAGTTGTAACTTGTAGATATTGTACAAATGTATCTCTTATGATCTATGTCTTTTATATGTGGTTACAGTTTGTCTTTTATTGTAAGCAATGTTTCATCTCATTTGTGttatttcaaacaacaaaatCAGTGCTAGTGAAAATTGCACAACTTTCGAGAAAACCTGACTTAGGTACTTGTATGTTTTCAGTGAAAgcagtttattattttcttagaacTTGACCATATAtttggtaattatttttaatttttattgctttttaattttattcatgatTGGAGCTGTGACTGTAAAATCATTAATCTCGGGCTTATTTGGTGATGTTATGTTAACCAAAGCCTATGTGGAGAAAGTGATCTAAATGAACTAACCCTCCATGGTCTGTAAGACCAAAATCACAACAGTGAGAAGAAAGCCTTTATGACGTCGCCCAAAAGTCCACTGTTTAAAGGTGGAAGAAAGTTTTTATAAGTGGTCTTTTGGCCACTGTATAATAATCGACATTTCTAGGAGTTCTGGCCACCTTataaaagttgaaatttataGGACTTCTCGTTACGTTTTATGACTAAAtttcaagtttataaataatttcagcgacttgtttgtttgtttttgaatttcgcacaaagctactctgtgctagccgtccctaatttagcagtgtaagacgagagggaaggcagctagtcatcaccacccactgccaactcttgggctactcttttactaacgaatagtgggattgaccattacattataacgccccattactgaaagggcaagtatgtttggcgcaacggaaatgcgaatccgcgaccctcagattatgagtcgcacgcttaacacgcttggccatgccggagctTATTTCAGCGACACTGTACATTTTTTACTTCGTGGTTAAGAATGTATTTGTGTTGAATCGCTGTTAAAAGTGGGTGTGAATATAATGTATTACTAGTTGCTTTCATGTGATTTTGCTCGCTTTCAATTAAGAGATCTACTTGTTGATGACTGAATAAAATAGTTTCCTTTTATTATCCGATCTTtctggatctccacaaacttttaactgaaatgaagaagaaaacatGTACTTAATAAACAAAGGTATACAGAAGTTAGATACTTAGAATTTATGTAGATGTACAGTAAACCTAAAAACTAAATAAGTGACCTCATAATGTCAGCCACACCCAAAATTGGTTTATCACGTGCGTTGCTACAATTGAGCTCCCTTATCTACACGCCAATTATGGAGAAATGCAttttgaataacaacaaaaaaatatatattatttagttataaccaaaaacaagccaaaacgaaaataaaataaaaacactgcactaattgaaagaATCTCGGGGTACAAGCTATAACGTGAggtataaaatgtaccctaggttttagaggcgactgaagaagtaggacccacattgcggtggagatacatcgtctatcagttCATTCACCaatctcacataaagaaatgaaataaagtaaaataaaaaaaacagcagtagaaattaaaattagGAGAGCGATTTCCCACATCTATATAACCCTTCACTGTCTGTAGACAGCTGTGGGTAGCTGACTGCTTtccatagtaaagaaaaaaactgaaaaataagaataagaaaaataaggtactaacaTCTGGATTAATTAAACTGAGGcttggcgtggccaggtggttatggcactgcACTGGTactccgagggttacgggttcgaatccccgtcacatcaaacatgctttccTTTTCAACA
Proteins encoded:
- the LOC143242970 gene encoding putative peptidylglycine alpha-hydroxylating monooxygenase 1 isoform X1: MKNFRDVDTEVGPTGNDEMCNFYLMYCVEGDRIVSKQDCFSPGPPIYRWCWDSHLGSIPNSIDKDASTSE